Proteins encoded by one window of Labrus bergylta chromosome 2, fLabBer1.1, whole genome shotgun sequence:
- the LOC109985937 gene encoding vesicle-associated membrane protein 5, whose amino-acid sequence MENGKSRLQQAQDDVEEVKGIMLDNMNKADERGDKLNDLEDRADELLEKSKHFEKTANQVKQKKRWENKKMKLVFIGVGVVAALIIIGLIIFAIVNGKGGE is encoded by the exons ATG GAAAATGGGAAGAGCCGCCTGCAGCAGGCCCAGGACGATGTGGAGGAGGTGAAGGGCATCATGCTGGACAACATGAACAAGGCAGATGAGAGAGGTGACAAACTGAACGACCTGGAGGACAGAGCTGACGAGCTGCTGGAAAAG agtaaacattttgaaaagactGCGAATCAGgtgaagcagaagaaaagatGGGAGAACAAGAAGATGAAACTGGTGTTCATCGGTGTCGGAGTGGTCGCTGCACTCATCATTATCGGACTCATAATCTTTGCCATTGTTAATGGCAAGGGTGGAGAGTAA
- the LOC109985938 gene encoding vesicle-associated membrane protein 1-like, with product MENGKSRLQQAQDDVEEVKGIMLDNMNKADERGDKLNDLEDRADELLEKSKTFEKTTRKLKQKYKGTRKLVFISVGVVAALIIIGLIIFAIV from the exons ATG GAAAATGGGAAGAGCCGCCTGCAGCAGGCCCAGGACGATGTGGAGGAGGTGAAGGGCATCATGCTGGACAACATGAACAAGGCAGATGAGAGAGGTGACAAACTGAACGACCTGGAGGACAGAGCTGACGAGCTGCTGGAAAAG AGTAAAACTTTTGAAAAGACTACGCGTAAGCTGAAGCAAAAGTATAAAGGGACAAGGAAACTGGTGTTCATCAGTGTCGGAGTGGTCGCTGCACTCATCATTATCGGACTCATAATCTTTGCCATTGTTTAA